In a single window of the Elaeis guineensis isolate ETL-2024a chromosome 4, EG11, whole genome shotgun sequence genome:
- the LOC105043137 gene encoding uncharacterized protein has protein sequence MVEPLEEPPEGCLAADDLLLLDFPSDIDLNPPPHRRNRNPPLPAAAGGLQDQSLLDILDSTDIPAVDGLPGLAAEGGGGGEEEEELEWLSNKDAFPGLETSFEIPTHSRSSSGGGTGSSSSAATAAEGARPSPVSVLAVAAPSRVPVRPRSKGRRRRRRVLAGLSPAVAATEAKERRRCRHCEAEETPQWRAGPEGPKTLCNACGVRYKSGRLVPEYRPAASPTFSAAIHSNSHRRIMEMRRHNSARGRRTGRPPATPLVAGSAL, from the exons ATGGTGGAGCCCCTCGAAGAGCCGCCGGAGGGTTGCCTCGCCGCCGACGACCTCCTTCTCCTCGACTTCCCTTCCGACATCGACCTCAATCCTCCCCCCCACCGCCGGAACCGTAACCCCCCGCtccccgccgccgccggagggctGCAGGACCAGTCCCTCCTTGATATCCTCGACTCCACGGACATCCCTGCCGTCGACGGCCTTCCG GGCTTGGCGGCGGAGGGAGGAGGAGGCGGCGAAGAGGAGGAGGAGCTGGAGTGGCTGTCGAACAAGGACGCGTTTCCGGGGCTGGAAACTTCCTTCGAAATCCCCACCCACTCACGGAGCAGCAGCGGCGGTGGGACCGGAAGCAGCAGCAGCGCCGCCACAGCGGCGGAGGGGGCGAGGCCGAGCCCGGTGTCGGTCCTGGCCGTGGCGGCGCCGTCCAGGGTGCCGGTGCGGCCGAGAAGCaaggggcggcggcggcggcggagggtACTTGCCGGGCTGTCCCCGGCGGTGGCGGCGACCGAGGCGAAGGAACGGCGGCGGTGCCGGCACTGCGAGGCGGAGGAGACGCCGCAGTGGAGGGCGGGACCTGAGGGACCGAAGACGTTGTGCAACGCGTGCGGGGTGCGGTACAAGTCCGGGCGGTTGGTGCCGGAGTACCGCCCGGCGGCGAGTCCCACCTTCTCCGCCGCCATCCACTCCAACTCCCACCGCCGCATCATGGAGATGCGCCGCCACAACTCCGCCCGCGGCCGGCGGACTGGCCGCCCGCCGGCGACTCCGCTCGTTGCCGGGTCGGCGTTGTAA